The following coding sequences lie in one Ictalurus punctatus breed USDA103 chromosome 16, Coco_2.0, whole genome shotgun sequence genomic window:
- the fgf13b gene encoding fibroblast growth factor 13b, translating into MGGPGRLGLVTGAGFLAIRDHDMARERRGSPRALRLIHIVTAFIIFTTIIFIMMSLESGTPPKPQIAKLATAAAIASSLIRQKRQAREREREREREKEKEKERAKTARCSPTRSTGTCEKPSRLNLFSRVKLFGSKKRKRRRPEPQLKGIVTKLCSRQGFHLQLQADGTIDGTKEEDSSYAVFNLIPVGLRVVAIQSVQTKLYLAMNNEGYLYTSEHFTPECKFKESVFENYYVTYSSMLYRQQQSGRAWYLGLNKEGRVMKGNHVKKTKPAAHFIPKPLKVAMYREPSLHDMTEFSRSGSGTPTKSRSASAMLNGGKIASQST; encoded by the exons ATGGGTGGTCCGGGTCGGCTCGGGTTGGTAACAGGTGCCGGTTTTTTGGCCATTCGAGATCATGACATGGCACGAGAGCGGCGCGGATCTCCACGTGCCCTGCGTCTCATTCACATCGTAACCGC cttcatcatcttcaccaccatcatcttcatcatgaTGTCTCTGG AATCTGGGACGCCACCGAAGCCACAAATCGCCAAACTGGCTACAGCCGCAGCGATCGCCAGCTCCCTCATCAGGCAGAAGAGGCaggcgagggagagagagcgagagcgggagagagagaaagagaaggagaaggagagagcgaAGACGGCTCGCTGCAGTCCGACCCGGAGCACAGGAACCTGCGAGAAACCCAGCCGACTGAACCTCTTCTCACGGGTCAAACTCTTTGGCTccaagaagaggaagaggagaaggcCAG AGCCTCAGCTTAAAGGGATCGTCACTAAACTGTGCAGCCGTCAGGGCTTTCACCTGCAGCTCCAAGCAGACGGAACCATCGACGGCACTAAAGAGGAGGACAGCAGTTATG CGGTGTTTAATCTCATCCCGGTGGGTCTACGTGTGGTGGCCATACAGAGCGTTCAGACGAAACTCTATCTGGCCATGAACAACGAGGGCTACCTGTACACCTCC GAACACTTCACTCCGGAGTGTAAGTTTAAGGAGTCCGTGTTTGAGAATTATTACGTGACGTACTCGTCCATGCTGTACCGGCAGCAGCAGTCGGGTCGAGCCTGGTACCTTGGCCTCAATAAGGAGGGACGAGTGATGAAAGGGAACCACGTCAAAAAGACCAAACCGGCCGCTCACTTCATCCCCAAACCCCTCAAAG ttgcCATGTACAGAGAGCCCTCTCTCCACGACATGACTGAATTCTCACGAAGCGGAAGCGGAACTCCGACGAAGAGCCGCAGTGCATCGGCCATGCTGAACGGAGGGAAGATCGCAAGCCAGTCGACTTAA
- the f9b gene encoding coagulation factor IXb, translating into MEKISLLALIYGIFILISNLCLTSSVSVFVSRQMAQSVLSRQKRFNKGALEEVVRDNLERECIEEKCNFEEAREVFENVEKTREFWIGYIDGDQCLSSPCQNGGTCKDGLSSYACWCPIGFNGKNCELELVRQCDVNNGGCMQFCVVDKIRGVVCNCADGYTLGADERSCEPKDNYPCGRLGKKIANTLSTRTLITEETVIQIHAIKHVNVTERNLTAANSTNSTELSSATIRPTPGENYWDFFPTLPTVIKETNTDQRIVGGLDATPGEIPWQVALVHKEKKVVFCGGSLLSDMWVITAAHCLVEGGIGEFFIRLGEHNVKIDEKRESDHEIDEHHVHPNYQYQQSHNHDIALLKLKTPATFSDYIIPICLGPKTFTENLLKSATLSLVSGWGRIRYGGLESDTLQKVEVPYVDRTECKGSDKISRFMFCAGFLTTRKDSCQGDSGGPHATRLGTNTWFLTGVISWGDECAKEGKYGIYTRVSRYMNWITNMTGIRAGILNDEV; encoded by the exons atggagaaaatttCTCTCCTTGCTTTAATATACGGAATCTTTATATTAATATCTAATTTGTGTCTGACGTCATCAG TGTCAGTGTTCGTGTCGAGACAGATGGCTCAGTCAGTGTTATCGAGACAGAAGCGCTTTAATAAAGGAGCGTTGGAGGAGGTGGTCAGAGATAACctggagagagagtgtatagAGGAGAAATGCAACTTTGAGGAAGCACGTGAAGTTTTTGAGAATGTGGAGAAAACA AGAGAGTTCTGGATTGGTTACATTG atgGAGATCAGTGTTTGTCGTCTCCATGTCAGAATGGAGGGACGTGTAAAGATGGCTTGAGCTCCTACGCGTGTTGGTGTCCCATCGGCTTCAACGGGAAGAACTGCGAACTTG agttagtgagacagtgtgatgtGAATAACGGAGGCTGTATGCAGTTTTGTGTGGTGGATAAGATAAGGGGCGTGGTGTGTAACTGTGCTGACGGATACACACTTGGCGCAGACGAGAGGAGCTGTGAGCCGAAAG atAATTATCCCTGCGGTCGTTTGGGGAAGAAAATCGCCAACACTCTGTCCACGAGAACATTAATCACTGAAGAAACTGTGATCCAAATCCACGCCATCAAACATGTGAATGTGACGGAGAGGAATTTAACAGCAGCAAACAGCACAAATTCCACTGAGCTCAGCAGCGCCACCATCAGGCCAACACCGGGAGAAAATTACTGGGATTTCTTCCCCACTTTACCCACCGTCATAAAGGAGACCAACACTGACCAGCGCATTGTGGGAGGACTTGATGCAACACCTGGAGAGATTCCGTGGCAG GTGGCACTGGTCCATAAGGAAAAGAAGGTGGTGTTCTGTGGTGGTTCTCTCCTGAGCGATATGTGGGTCATCACCGCCGCCCACTGTTTGGTGGAGGGAGGGATCGGAGAGTTCTTTATCAGATTAG GAGAACATAACGTTAAGATTGATGAAAAGCGGGAGAGCGATCATGAAATCGACGAGCACCATGTCCATCCTAACTACCAGTATCAGCAAAGCCACAACCATGACATCGCCCTGCTGAAACTCAAAACGCCAGCCACGTTCTCCGACTACATTATCCCGATCTGCCTGGGTCCAAAAACCTTCACGGAGAACCTGCTGAAGAGCGCTACGCTCTCGCTGGTGAGTGGGTGGGGCCGGATTCGCTACGGAGGGCTGGAGTCCGACACGTTGCAGAAGGTCGAGGTTCCCTATGTGGACCGCACCGAGTGCAAAGGTAGCGATAAGATTTCACGCTTTATGTTCTGTGCTGGGTTCCTGACCACCCGCAAGGACTCGTGCCAAGGAGACAGTGGTGGACCTCACGCCACCAGACTGGGCACAAACACGTGGTTCCTGACGGGCGTTATCAGCTGGGGTGATGAGTGTGCTAAAGAGGGGAAGTACGGCATCTACACACGCGTGTCCAGGTACATGAACTGGATCACTAACATGACTGGAATCAGAGCAGGTATTCTGAATGATGAGGTGTAG